CACTCCGAGTACGCCGCCGTCCCCGAGGACAACCTGATCCCGGTTCCCGAGGGCGTCGACTGGGTCACCGCGGGGGCCTCGTCGCTCGTCTTCCAGACCGCCTGGCGGATGCTGATCGATCGAGCGGACATCGAACCGGGCGAGAAGGTCCTCGTGCTCGGGGCGAGCGGCGGCGTCGGCCACGCCGCCGTCCAGATCGCCGACTACGCCGGCGCGGAGGTGTACGCGACGGGAAGCACCGACGAAAAGCTCCAGCACGCGCGCGACCTCGGTGCGGACCACGCCGTCAACTACGAGGAGCAGAACTTCGCGAGCTGGGTGCGCGAGGAGACCGGCGGCCGCGGCGTCGACGTCGTCGTCGACTACATTGGGGCCGGCACGTGGCGCGATTCGATCAAGAGCCTCGCGAAGGACGGTCGGCTGGTCACCTGCGGCGGGACCGCCGGACCGAACCCCGAGACGGACATCCCGCGGATCTTCTGGAACCAGCTGCACATCATCGGCTCGACCATGGGGACGCCCGGCCAGGTCGACGACGTGATGGAACTCGTCTGGGACGGCACCTTCGAACCCGCGATCCGCGAGGTGATGCCGATGAGCGAGACACCCCGGGCCCACGAGATCATCGAGGGCCGCGAGGGCTTCGGCAAGGTCGTCGT
This region of Halosolutus amylolyticus genomic DNA includes:
- a CDS encoding zinc-binding dehydrogenase, yielding MQAVKITEHGDTDVIEYGDYPDPDVGRDEVLVDVKAGALNHLDVWVRRGLPTLDLEMPHVPGSDMAGVVAETGPEVTQFEEGDRVALTAGVNCGECEFCRHGDPTLCVNFHLIGEHVTGVHSEYAAVPEDNLIPVPEGVDWVTAGASSLVFQTAWRMLIDRADIEPGEKVLVLGASGGVGHAAVQIADYAGAEVYATGSTDEKLQHARDLGADHAVNYEEQNFASWVREETGGRGVDVVVDYIGAGTWRDSIKSLAKDGRLVTCGGTAGPNPETDIPRIFWNQLHIIGSTMGTPGQVDDVMELVWDGTFEPAIREVMPMSETPRAHEIIEGREGFGKVVVRPDSELDSSN